From the genome of Halictus rubicundus isolate RS-2024b chromosome 2, iyHalRubi1_principal, whole genome shotgun sequence, one region includes:
- the LOC143365338 gene encoding WD repeat-containing protein WRAP73 encodes MTSEVEKNIFRINNQLCEFSPDGRFFALVYQANLIVKSSKTTESIHTFVFTDIIEYLEWSRNSEYILCANIKKTIIQVYSIHYPEWQYKLVEGSAGLESITWSPDSKHILILSNFNIQISVWSLENRNVSHIQNVKSSFRNLYFSPNGKKLAIVVSNEGDDTIEIYKTDTWKLYKKLICERLSTIDGICWSPNSELLCIWCSFSNEPKLIIYSNVLESDIGVFCPTQSTSSSEIGYQHHKELKGIESVKWMPSGQLLAVTGYNEMLVLLNHVTWKPLLQLHLDPIIQENYLHKVYEERVIQTKLTNKITSSQNKRILEEKCERPINIKIGKNDDIDRFSIAKFDILEFSFCGQYLVIRHQLYPTALWIWNIVDDYLDYLLLENKIVAVKWNPTRAQLFAFCECAHMFEWTPQKATCLPTPRNITVLDARCHPQGNLLLLCGYNKAIIYQNENKS; translated from the exons ATGACCTCAGAagtagaaaaaaatatatttcgtaTTAATAATCAATTGTGTGAATTTTCTCCGGATGGCAGATTCTTTGCACTCGTGTATCAGGCGAATTTAATTGTAAAAAGTAGCAAAACTACCGAGTCTATTCACACATTCGTGTTTACAGACATAATCGAG TATTTAGAATGGTCTAGAAATAGCGAATATATTTTATGTGCCAacataaaaaaaactattattcaagtatactctatTCATTATCCTGAATGGCAATATAAACTTGTCGAAGGCAGTGCAGGTTTAGAAAGTATTACTTGGTCACCTGATAGTAAACACATTTTAATATTGTCAAACTTTAAT ATTCAGATATCTGTATGGTCTTTGGAAAATCGGAATGTAAGTCATATACAAAACGTGAAGTCTTCTTTTcgtaatttatattttagtcCAAATGGCAAAAAATTGGCGATAGTAGTTTCAAATGAGGGTGATGATACTATAGAAATTTATAAGACAGATACATGGAAATTATACAAA AAATTAATATGTGAACGTTTAAGTACTATCGATGGAATATGTTGGTCACCAAATAGTGAACTATTATGCATATGGTGTTCATTTAGCAACGAACCAAAGTTGATTATTTATTCAAATGTATTGGAGAGTGATATAGGAGTTTTCTGCCCCACACAATCTACTAGTTCCTCTGAAATAGGATATCAGCATCATAAAGAATTAAAAGGAATTGAAAGTGTAAAATGGATGCCTAGTGGGCAATTGTTGGCTGTAACCGGATATAACGAAATG CTTGTTTTGTTAAATCATGTAACATGGAAGCCACTTTTGCAATTGCATCTTGATCCAATTATCCAAGAGAATTATTTACACAAAGTATACGAGGAACGCGTAATTCAAACGAAGTTGACAAACAAGATTACAAGTTCCCAAAATAAACGTATTT TGGAAGAAAAATGTGAACGTCCAATCAATATAAAGATCGGCAAAAATGATGACATCGACAGATTTTCAATTGCTAAATTCGATATTTTGGAGTTCAGTTTTTGTGGACAATATTTGGTCATAAGACATCAACTTTATCCCACAGCATTATGGATATGGAATATTGTCGATGATTATCTCGATTATTTACTTCTCGAAAATAAGATCGTAG CTGTCAAATGGAATCCTACGCGTGCTCAACTTTTTGCATTTTGTGAGTGCGCTCATATGTTTGAATGGACTCCCCAGAAGGCAACATGCCTGCCCACTCCACGGAATATAACAGTATTAGACGCTCGATGCCATCCACAAGGGAATCTTTTACTACTTTGTGGTTACAACAAAGCAattatttatcaaaatgaaaataaatcatGA
- the Elp2 gene encoding elongator complex protein 2: MMSYVSCACNRVPHSADWGRNGLICYASCHAVVIYDPSISKIGKVTNTLHRHKGRINTVRWIKHRNIEAEWELLSSSTDGTAIIWSKVNECFECTYIIEVGDTLTISNSLYLCAHDSPNEKTFPKLLICTGSVKGDLKIWLRNEHNKVQCLQTLTFGKKLPIEACFSYLPNTDLPFLAVATEISTIELYVTSSEIIEESNFLRVLVLTGHEDWIRCMDFQHITDDSILLASGSQDAMIRLWKISVNITEPLNNGLRLKEQVFVANDIKYNVTLESVLHGHEAWIYGVHWYPQQRSNKIRILRLLSCSIDKSMIIWEPDEITGIWSEKVRVGEVGGNSLGFYGCKFSNNGLNILAHGYQGSFHIWKYSDKAKNWIPKPVPGGHFAEVVDLCWDPKGRFLVTASTDQTTRIHAPWKDKATEFWHEIGRPQVHGYDMSCLAMLTPYMFASGAEEKVIRIFTAPSAFKNSLKKIANVDDFENMVGDSASVPALGLTNKATFTENNSKTETDISSREDEDYIPPTEEELMQYTLWPELQKLYGHGYEIFSIAVRHDGKMLATACKSTLPEHSAILLWNTSTWTQIQKLMAHQLTVTQMEFSPNDKYLLSVSRDRRWSLFEYNDNAYNLIVTSSKKDNFHTRIIWCCSWTHDSSYFATGSRDGNILIWSPVIRDNTIAPVTRFSMKDSVTALSFSTQTIAEHVYLLAIGFETGCIEIQKLKINDKSISWSKCMVYSTSDAHHLTVRRLKFRPCKEESKILQLASCGSDHTVKIYDIDVIELLDS, from the exons ATGATGTCTTATGTATCGTGTGCTTGTAATCGAGTTCCGCACTCGGCGGACTGGGGAAGAAATGGACTTATTTGTTACGCATCATGTCATGCCGTTGTAATTTACGATCCATCCATCTCAAAAATAGGAAAAGTAACAAATACACTTCATCGGCATAAAGGACGTATTAATACGGTACGATGGATTAAACACAGAAATATAGAAGCCGAATGGGAACTACTGTCAAGCTCCACAGATGGAACTGCAATTATTTGGAGCAAAGTAAATGAATGCTTTGAATGTACCTATATTATTGAAGTTGGTGATACTCTCACAATTAGTAACTCTTTATATCTTTGTGCTCATGATTCTCCAAATGAGAAAACGTTTCCCAAATTATTAATATGTACTGGTTCAGTCAAAGGAGATTTAAAAATATGGTTAAGAAATGAACATAATAAGGTACAGTGTCTTCAGACACTTACATTTGGAAAGAAATTACCAATAGAGGCATGCTTTTCTTATTTACCAAATACAGATTTACCATTTTTGGCTGTTGCAACAGAAATCTCAACAATCGAATTGTATGTAACAAGTTCTGAAATTATAGAGGAATCAAATTTTCTTAGGGTACTAGTTTTAACTGGTCATGAAGATTGGATACGTTGCATGGATTTCCAGCATATTACAGATGATAGCATTTTGCTGGCGAGCGGTTCTCAAGATGCTATGATACGATTATGgaaaatttctgtaaatatCACAGAACCCTTGAACAATGGTTTACGTCTGAAAGAACAAGTATTCGTGGCTAATGATATTAAATATAATGTCACTTTAGAGTCTGTTCTTCATGGGCATGAAGCCTGGATTTATGGTGTGCACTGGTACCCACAGCAAAGAAGtaacaaaattagaattttAAGATTATTATCTTGCTCAATAGATAAATCTATGATTATTTGGGAGCCAGATGAAATAACTGGCATATGGTCAGAAAAAGTAAGAGTAGGAGAAGTTGGTGGTAATTCATTAGGTTTCTATGGCTGTAAATTTAGCAATAATGGATTGAATATATTAGCACATGGATATCAAGGATCATTTCATATTTGGAAATACTCAGATAAAGCAAAAAATTGGATTCCAAAACCTGTACCAGGTGGTCATTTCGCTGAAGTTGTAGATCTTTGCTGGGATCCAAAAGGAAG GTTTCTTGTTACCGCAAGTACAGATCAAACAACAAGAATCCATGCTCCATGGAAAGATAAAGCAACAGAATTTTGGCATGAAATTGGACGTCCACAGGTTCATGGATATGATATGTCTTGTTTAGCTATGTTAACTCCGTATATGTTTGCTTCGGGTGCAGAAGAAAAAGTGATACGAATCTTTACAGCTCCTTCagcatttaaaaattctttgaaaaagATTGCCAATGTTGATGACTTTGAAAATATGGTAGGAGATAGCGCATCGGTGCCAGCTCTAGGATTAACAAATAAAGCAACATTCACTGAAAATAATAGTAAAACAGAAACTGATATAAGTAGTCGTGAAGATGAGGATTATATTCCTCCAACAGAAGAAGAGTTAATGCAGTATACATTATGGCCAGAATTACAAAAGCTTTATGGCCATGGatatgaaatattttctatagCTGTTAGACACGATGGAAAAATGTTAGCAACTGCATGTAAATCAACCTTACCAGAGCATTCTGCGATACTCTTATGGAACACGAGTACTTGGACACAAATTCAGAAACTTATGGCTCACCAATTGACTGTTACACAAATGGAATTTTCGCCTAATGACAAATATTTACTATCTGTATCTAGAGATAGAAGATGGTCATTATTTGAATACAACGATAAtgcatataatttaattgtaacCAGTTCAAAGAAAGATAATTTCCATACTCGTATAATATGGTGCTGTTCATGGACACATGATTCGTCTTATTTTGCAACTGGATCTAGAgatggaaatattttaatttggaGCCCAGTAATTAGAGATAATACAATTGCTCCAGTCACACGCTTTAGTATGAAAGATTCTGTTACAGCACTTTCATTTTCTACTCAAACCATTGCTGAACATGTTTATCTTCTAGCGATTGGATTTGAAACAGGTTGTATAGAGattcagaaattgaaaattaacgACAAAAGCATTTCTTGGTCAAAATGTATGGTATATAGTACTTCTGATGCACATCACTTAACTGTAAGAAGACTTAAATTCCGACCATGCAAAGAAGAATCAAAAATTTTGCAACTAGCGAGCTGTGGATCTGATCATACTGttaaaatatatgatatagaTGTCATAGAATTACTAGACTcgtaa